Below is a window of Pirellulales bacterium DNA.
TTAGCTATGCCATGTTAAAATCAGCGGCCAATTAGGCGGCGGAATTTGCAGCCGGCGAGGAGCCGGCCCACGCCGCTGCAGATTGATTTGCTTGATCTGCCAACATTTCCTCATCACACGGAGTCTGCTGTGGGTGTCAAGAAGACCGGCAAGGGCCGCCGTAAATTAGGCCGTAAGAAACGCCGCATGCGTTCCCGCATTCGGCATCGTAAAGGTTAGGCGCCGGTCGCCACGGGTCCCAAAAAGTGCTAAGCGACTTTTGCGGGGAAGGCAGTATTGGGCCTTATTCGGTCAAAATTGTCCGAATTTTCCGTGCTGTGGCGTTTGCACATCGCCAGCCGCAAGCTAGGGTTGCATAACCGCCACGACAGGGCACGATTGCAACGTGGCAACTGGAGCGGCCCAACCATGCGCAAACTGTTGATTTTTTCGATTCTGTCGATTTTACCGGCGTTCGGCTGCGCCGACGGTATTGAAACGATGCGGCGGATCGAGGTTTGGAAAGCCCAAACCTTCTTTACCCCGACACAGCCGGTCGTCATGGCTCCGGCAGGCAGCAATCCGTGCGGCGCACCGGTGGCAGCCACACCTGGCTGTAATTGCCAACAGGGTGCGGCAGCGCAAGCTATTGCGGTCCCCGCGGCTGCCGCAGCCACGCAGATCGGAAGTTCTGCGGTAAACGGTGTCCCAGGCACGGTAAGCGCCGGCTATCCGGCAGAATCGAGCGAAACGGATGTTCCCATGCCAGGCACGGTCACCGTGGGTCCAGAACGACCCGCCGAAACGGTCTCAACGGAAGAATTGAACGGCGTTTTGAAACAGCCGTAATCCGTCGCCGACTTCGCCAGCTTCGCCCCGCGTCCAGCGCGGATGGTGCGTCGGATCGATATGCCGCTCCGGATGCGGCATCAGGCCGAATACACGGCCCGTCTCGTCGCACATGCCGGCCACGTTGCAGTGCGCCCCGTTCGGATTATCGGGATACGAAATCGGCTGATCGACATCGGCTGTGGATTTCGGCCCATGCTCATTCAACGGCGCGTACCGCAACGGCAATTGCCCGCGCCGCTTGAGTTCCGACAACACGCTTTCGTCGGCGACGAAAAAGCGTCCTTCGCCGTGCGCCACCGGCAGGTACATTTGCGAAATGCCAGCCAGGAAAACGCATTGGCTTTTCTCTACGGCCAGGTTCACCCAGCGATCTTCGAATTTTCTGGATGTGTTCCAGGCCAGCGTGACCGGCAACGCCGGGCCTGCAATACCATCGGTCAGCAAACCGCATTTCACAAGCACTTGAAACCCGTTGCAAACGCCCAGAA
It encodes the following:
- the purQ gene encoding phosphoribosylformylglycinamidine synthase I, with translation MQPRVLILRAPGTNCDAETAYAFQRTGAQADILHVGRAIESPQILANYQVLCVPGGFSYGDDIASGRIFGVQLQHHLADAMQQFKAAGKLILGVCNGFQVLVKCGLLTDGIAGPALPVTLAWNTSRKFEDRWVNLAVEKSQCVFLAGISQMYLPVAHGEGRFFVADESVLSELKRRGQLPLRYAPLNEHGPKSTADVDQPISYPDNPNGAHCNVAGMCDETGRVFGLMPHPERHIDPTHHPRWTRGEAGEVGDGLRLFQNAVQFFR